A region of the candidate division WOR-1 bacterium RIFOXYB2_FULL_36_35 genome:
AGCGTTCAGCATATAAGGCTAAAACATCTTCATGTTTCAACAAAAGATCAAGCAATTTAGTCTGTAAATCATCAAAGTCCATTAAGTTTTGAGCTTTTTTTGTATCTTCATAAACTATTATAACCTTGCTGATTTCGGCCTGAAAATCAAAAAGATGGGGATATTTGCCTTCTATAACTTCATTAAAAGGTTTTGCGGTATTTAAAACATAACTGTAAACATCCTGTAGAATATTTCCCTTTGGAAATTTCTTGGTTTTTGTATCTATTCCGGCTTCTTTTATACATTTATCAATAAGATCTTTTGAATCAGCCCTGTCAAGAATTGTAAAGTTTTTTTCAAATCCTATTCTTTCAGCATGCGCTCTTAAAATAAGATTTCCAATATGATGAAAAGTGCCGGCCCACAAACCTTTTAAGTCTCTCCTTAAAAGCCCTTCAACGCGAAAAAGCATCTCTCTTGCAGCTTTATTTGTAAAAGTTACAAGCAAGATATCCCTCAAAGGGATCCCCGATTCAACAAGATAAGCTACACGGTATGTAATTGCTCTTGTCTTTCCTGACCCTGCTCCCGCGATAACAAGCATCGGTCCGCCCGAAGCCTTTACAACGGGGAGTTGCTCATCTGTCAATTCCTTCTCGTAAGGGATTGTATAGTTTGCCTCATTTTGAGAAAAAGAGGGCCTCAGTTTATAAACTTTTTGCATGGGAATAAAATTATTATACCACACTTAAAAAACTATCGGCCCAAGAGCCTATGTTCTGCTATAATATTACAAAAAGGGAGGCATTTTTATATGGCACAAGATCATTCTTTTGATATTACTTCAAACGCGAACCTCGCAGAAGTTGACAATGCGATTCAAATGTCAATGAAAGAGATTTTAAATCGTTTTGATTTTAAAGGGACAAAAAGCGACATAAAAAGAGCAGATACTACTATTACAGTAATTTCTGATGATGAATTTAAGCTGAAAAATGTAATTCAAATATTACAAAACAAACTGGTCAAAAGAGGAATCTCTCTAAAATTTTTAGACTATGGGAAAACAGACCAGGCTCTTCAGGGAACTGTTCGTCAAGAAATAAAAATCAAACAAGGAATATCACAAGAACAAGCAAAAGAGATCAACAAACTGATAAAAGAGATGAAGCTTAAGATCCAATCACAAATACAGGGAGATCAGATAAGAGTCTCAGCTGGAAAAATTGATGATCTTCAAGTTGTGATACAAAAGCTAAAACAGGTTAACCTTAACATAGAATTGCAATTTGCAAATTACAGATAATAAAATCCAGCATTCTGACCACAGGATAATTACTTATTAAAAATTGCAGTCCTCAACTATTCACCCCGATTAGAATAATCGGGGTTCACACTCAAAACAATAATGACTAATTAGGGAAAAGAAAATTGCCTGATAAAGTTTCTTGCTATTAAATTAAACTTGTCAATTTCCGCAATAAAAAGAGCATGCCCTCCCCCATTAAAAATTTCAAGCTCCGACGATACAATTTTAGTGTTCATATATTTCGAAGCCTCAACAGGAACAACTTGATCGTGATCCCCATGGATCAAAAGTGTAGGGACTTTAACCTCCGGCAAAAATGCTCTAAAGTCTTCTTTTTTTAAGCGCTCAAACCATAAAACAATATCTTCTTTTTTGTGCGGAGGGATTTTATCAATTAGATAATCATAATCAGCATTTCCAAAAACTAGCCGGTAAAAATACTTCATCCCCTCTTTATAGTCAACCATAAACTTTTTTTCTAGTTTTCTTAAAAGAGCAGGATTTATTCCATATGGATAATCATCGCTCTTCAAATATTTTGCAAACGAGGAGACCAATACAAGTCCTTTTATTTTCTGGGGATATTCGCTATAAAGCTTAAAGGCTTTCCACCCTCCCATCGACCATGCAACAATAACAACATTATCTAAATCGGTAATTTTTTCGGAATCTGTCGTTACATTAAAATCTTTTAAAAATTCTTTTATTTGACCATCCCAAATAGAAGGGCCTGTAGCAAAGCCATGAATGAACATTAGTGTCATCATATATTTAATTATATCAGACATGGTATAATTTAATCCCGATTGTCCTAATTGGGGTGAATATGAATTACAAAGCTCTCGCAAAACAGGCGATTAAAGGAAAAAAACTCTCATTTGATGAAGCTATGCAATTGCTAAAAACTTCCGATGACGATACTTTTGAATTTCTATCCGCAGCAAACCATATCAAGAGAGCTTTTAAAGGGAATAAAGTAAAACTCTGTGCAATAGTCAACGCAAAGTCGGGCAAGTGTACCGAAAACTGTTCCTTCTGCGCCCAATCGGCTCATCATAAAGCAAATTCCGATATCTATCCATTAATGTCAGATAAGAAGATTTTCTCTGCAGCGAAAAAATCGGAAGAAGAGATGATGGCCACCTGTTTTAGCATTGTAACTTCGGGCAAATCAATTATAAAAAAAGATGAATTGGCAACTATTGGAACAGCAATAAAAAATATAAGCAAAAAAACAAGCCTCAATCGTTGCGTATCAATGGGAACTCTGTCAAAAAAGCAAATTGAAGAATTAAAGGCAAAAGGATTGAAACGTCTGCATCATAATTTGGAGACAGCGGAAAGTTTCTTCGGCAACATATGTACAACACACAGTTATAAAGAAAGGTTGGACACGATAAAAGAGGCCAAAAAGGCGGGATTAGAAATCTGTTCTGGTGGAATATTCGGATTGGGAGAGTCTTTGGAACAAAGACTTGAGCTTGCCTTCACTTTAAGAGAATTAGAGGTTGAATCTGTTCCAATAAACATATTAAATCCGATAAAGGGGACGCCTGCCGCAAAAAATTACAAGCCAATTAAACCCTTTGAAGTACTAAGGCTTATAGCTACTTACAGATTTCTTCTCCCAAAGGCTGATATAGGGGTTTTTGGCGGAAGGGAGAAAGCGCTACGATCTCTTCAGCCCCTCATGTTTATCGCGGGAGCCAACGTCACCTTAATCGGTAATTACTTAACTACAAAAGGGCGATCCCCTGAGAAAGACCTTCAAATGATTAATGAATTAGGCCTTAAAATCGACCAAGACAATTAACTCCGATTATTCACCCCGATTATCCTAATCGGGGTGAATTTAAATTTGATTAACAAGATAATCTATACTATAATTTCATTTTGAAATGGCAATTTTCTATTCATACTTTGAATTAATGGCCTCACTCTTTATATTATTAATGTCTTTCTATATATTTAGCAGATATCATGACGATAAGGCAGCCAGGTTTTATGCCCGTCTTTCTCTTGTGGGATTCTTTGCTGCGATTTTTGAATATTCCATGAGGATTGCTTTCACACTGGAAATAGCAAGAGGGATAAACAGGATAAGCATCATTTTCTTGTCTTTTATGCTTGCCATGTTTGTACAATTCGCCATGATCTTTACCAGAAGATACTCTTGGTTAAGCAACAGAATAACTTATATAATTTTATATCTGCCTGCCATTATCGTAAGCAGCTTATTCCTCTTTACAAATTTAATGTACTCATACTACGAAATAAGAGATATAGGAATAGTAAGTCAACCCTCTCCTCTGTACTGGATTTTTACAATATATTCTCTAGCTTATGTTTTACTTGCCTGTTATCTTTTTGTAAGCTGCGCAAGAAGAGTCTGTCATCATCCAATAATACAAAAACAATCTGAAATTATAGCAATGGGCGCAATGTTATCGCTTTTGCTAGCAAGTATCACCGACCAAATAATCCCACTTATTTATGGCACAAGAATATTCCCCCCAACCGTTGTATTTTCAGTTGCTCTTATGGGGTTGTTTGTTTTCATCGCAATGAGAAAATACAATTTATTTACAGTGTCTCCAGGCTTTGCCGCAGAAACAATTATTGAAACCATGCCAGACTCACTTATGATTACCGATCTGGAAGGAAGGGTGTTATCTTTAAACAAAGAAGCACAAAAATTTTTTCATGTTCCCAAGGAACAGATAATAGGAAAACCGATATGCAAGTTATTTAAAGATGTAAATAAATACAATCAACTCTTCTGCGAAGTTGCAGAAAAAAATATGGAGATCCAAAGATTTGAGGCGGAGTTAATAGACCCTCAGGGAGAAAAGATCCCTTCCATAATAAACGCCAATAAAATTCGTGATTCTTTCGGCATTACAATCGGGGTTGTTTATGTCATAAGAGACGTCAGAGGATAATAAACCCCAATTATTAGCAAAAACACTTTGGACGTTTCCCAAATATTATTTCTGATGCTGCTGTGTTAAAAAATATGCTAAAATAATTCTATGCAAAAAATAACAGTCGTCGGAGCAGGAAATGTCGGAGCTCAATGCGTATATCGATTGGCGCAGATGGGACATGGAAATTTGGTCTTAATCGATATCCTAGAGGGTTTACCTCAAGGAAAAGCTCTCGACATGATGCAGGCAGGAGCGGTTGAAGGATTTAATGTCAAAATTAAAGGAACAAATGATTATAAAGACACCCAAAATTCCGATGTAGTTGTAATCACCGCGGGATTAGCGCGAAAACCAGGGATGTCACGAGATGATCTGATCGCCAAAAATTCAGAAATACTCTCCTCAATTATAAAAAACATCGTGGAACAATCGCCAAATACAATTTTGATAATTGTAACAAACCCTCTGGATGCCATGACATACCTTGCGTATAAAGTTTCAGGCCTTCCGTCAAATAAGGTAATCGGAATGGCCCCTGTACTCGATTCCGCAAGAATGCAGTATTTTATCTCAGAAATGACAGGAACTTCTGTAAACGATATATACGCAGAAGTTATGGGAAGCCACGGAGACTTAATGGTTCCAATTCCTAGATTGTCAACAATAAATAAAAAAAACATAACAGAAAAGATGACGTCTGAACAAATAGAAAATATTGTTGAAAGGACCAAAAATGGCGGGGCTGAAATTGTAAAACATTTAAAAACAGGATCCGCTTATTACGCCCCCGGAAGCTCGGCCGCCTTCATGGCAGAGGCCATTGTTACAAACAGCAAAAAAATCGTAGGGACATGCGCATACCTGAACGGTGAATATGGTTTAAAAGACGTGTATGTCGGAGTACCAGCAAAGCTCGGCAAAAATGGCGTTGAAGAGATAATAGAGCTAAAATTAACTCCAAATGAACAAAAAGCTTTAGTCTCTTCTGCAGATGCGGTAAAAAAATTATGCGAAAAATTAATTCTTTAAAAATAAAAGAGACTATTACCACACTTCTTAAAGAAGCCGCTTATGATCTGCCAAAAGAGGTTGAGTCTGCAATGAAAAAATCTTATAAAAAAAGCAATCTCTCAAAACTGGAAAAAAACATATTAAAAGAATTAATAGACAATATAAACATAGCAAGAGAAGAAAAAATGCCGCTCTGCCAAGATACAGGGACAGCGACAATTTTCATAGAAATTGGCCAGGATGTACATATAACAGGAGATTTTTACAAGGCAATAAATGATGGAGCAGTTGAGGCATATAAAAATCTCAGAAAATCGATCGTGGGACACCCTCTTACACGAGAAAACACTAAAGATAACGCGCCTGTCAATCTTCACATGAATATTATCCCTGGAGACAAAATCAAAATAACTGTCCTCCCAAAAGGTGGTGGGGCTGAAAACGCAAGCCTTTTGAAGATGCTCCTCCCGACATCATCGGAAGAAGATATCATAGACGCAATAGTAACCCACGTGAAAGAAAACGGAACAAAAGCATGTCCTCCACTAATAATAGGAATAGGACTTGGCGGCACTTTTGACAATGTAGCAACACTTGCAAAAAAAGCTTTACTTAGGCCTATAGAAAGCTTTAACAAGGACAAAAAAATCGCAAAGATAGAAAAGATTCTATTAAAAAAGATAAATGGAACAAATGTCGGACCTATGGGGGTCGGAGGGGAAACAACGGCGCTCGCCATTCACATAGAAACAGCTCCATGCCATATTGCAAGCCTACCTCTTGCAATAAATCTGCAATGCCACTCCCACAGGCATAAAGAGGCAACAATATGAAAAACTCAAGGGGACAAAAACTTGTGCTTCCCCTAAATAACAAGATCATCTCATCTCTAAAAAATGGAGATCGTGTTTTAGTTAGCGGAACCCTTTATACAGCAAGAGATCAAGCCCATAAAAAACTCGTGGAATTAATTATCAAAGGGAAAAAACTCCCTTTTGATTTAAATAATCAGATAATTTTTTACGCGGGACCCACCCCAGGGAAAAATGGAAAGATTGTAGGGTCAATTGGTCCTACAACAGCAAGCAGAATGGATTCTTTTGTTGAACCATTGCTAAAAAACGGACTAAAAGGTATGATTGGTAAAGGGCCAAGAGATCAAAACATTAAAAAACTGCTAAAGCAGTATAAAGCAGTCTATTTTATAGCGACAGGGGGAGTTGCAGCCCTTCTTGGAAAATGCATAAAGAACTCTGAACTTATTGCTTTCCCTGAGCTTGGACCTGAAGCAGTATTAAAGCTTGAAGTAAAAGACTTTCCATTAATCGTCGCCTATGATGCCAAAGGGAATGATTTTTTTGAAGAAGAGAGAGAGGAATAATAAAATGTCAGATTATTGGCAGGTTTGGAATTTTGGGTTTAAAAAGATATTTTTAATTATTATTGTATTCCTTTTATCTTTAACCCTTTTTAAAACCTCTGCATTAGCAACAGAATATGACGGCATCTGGTTTCTTGGATTTAATGTCCATAAAGATTTATTAAGCAATCAGAAAATAAGAGAAATAATATTTCAGTCAATAAACAGAAAAAAGATTTCAAAAGAAATTGTTAAATCAGAAGTGATGCCAAACAGCATTATTCCGCCCGATATGCTTGGATCCTACAAATCATTAAATTTAGATTATGATCTAAAAACAGCAAAAGAAACCTTAAAATCTTTGGGGTTTTCTATGAACGATAAAAGGCTTAAAAATTTAGAGCTCTTGCATACAGATGGAGATATTACTCAAAAGATAGCAAAAGCTATTAAAAAAGATTTATCAAGTATAGGCATAGGGATAAAACTTGTAGAGGTAAAATATGCGGAGCCTGAAACATGGGTAAGTGAATTATCCTCAGGGAAATATCATATGTTCCTTATGGGATATAAAGCAAATCCATTTTTATCGATTTTTATAGGAGATACAAGCTCTAAAATTTTTCATCTAATGGATTGTGAAAAAGTTCCGCTTGAAGATAAACAAGTTTTATTCTCTTCTTATGATGATGCAATAAAAAATGGTTTTACTCCCGACACAGTAAATTGTCATCCTAAAAATACGGGGAAAACTGAAACAGAAGCACTCCTTAGACCTCTTTTTTATTCGAAAGGAGACGCTAATTTTACCTTCTATAGTAATATAAATATTGACAACCTTTTAGATCAGCTTGCTCAAATTGACAGTTCCATGAAAGAAGAACAATTAAAGAAAATACAAGAGATCAATAAAAGACTCTCGAACGATTTACCAATAATCCCTCTATTTTACATAGAAAAATTGTAATGAAAGATTGTAGAAATTATTTCATTAAAGTCCCTAAAAAAGAAGTATTCTTTTGGGCCCCTTTTTTCGAGGCATATCAGGGGATGCTATCTTTAAGAACGCCGGAACCGCCAAAAAACGATACAGCTATAATACATATGCATGTATCGCCTGACTTTATAAAAGATTTTGACAGGTTAATTAAAAGATTTAATCTCAAAAAGGGCAAAAAACTTTAATCATTGAAAAACATAATAGAAAAATTAAGACCAAAAGAACATTTGGAATCTATTTATCAGGTGGATTTCAAGGCGCTAAAAGAGAAAGGGATAAAAGGGTTGATTCTTGATATAGACGATACTCTTTTGCCGAGGCAGATGATTGAAATATCCCATGTTCTTCTTACTTTTATTGAAAGATTAAAAGATTTAGGGTTTTCCATATTTTTACTATCAAACAACTTTTCCAAAGACAGAGTAGAACATGTCGGTAAAATATTAGGCGCTCCATATTCTACTTTTTCGATGAAACCGTTTCCTTTTGCTTTTAATTCAGCCTGCAAAAAAATGGAGCTTATGCCAAAAGAGGTCGCAGTAATAGGAGACCAATTATTTATGGATATATTGGGAGGCAATATTATCGGCGCCTATACCATACTAGTCGATCCTATGTCAACTGAAACCTTAATTCTGCGACAGTGGATGCGAAAAGCCGAGAAATTGATGCTTCAGCATTTAGAGGAAGATATCCCAGTCTGAAAAATTCCACAAACGCTTCTCTATGCTCTTGAGCCTAAAGGATATATTTTTAGAACTCACTAAAAATCTCTTTATCCATAAAAGAGTATCTGTTAAAAAAAGTGTAATCACCCGCTTTTGCTGCCCTAGAAGCCAACTCTTTAAATTCAGGATTTTTATTAACATACCACTCATAAGCCCAGGCAAAAGCCTCTAATGGATTCTCGTCCATAGGATGCTTTTTCTTATGATTAAGCTTTAAAATTATTTCGCCAAAAATATCACTATTTCTGGTTAAAGACTTCATGCTGAAACGATCAACAACAGATTCCCAGTCTTCTTTGTCAATTTCAACAGGTTTTAATCCTATTTGATGAAATTTATTCCCCGGAATAAAAAACTTGCGAAATTCTGTCATGTTGTACCCAGCATCTTTTACAAACTCCATAAATTCTGCAAATTCCAGATTAAAATGAGAAACGGCGTGACCTATTTCATGGACCAAAACTTCCGGAATCCCTTCTGGCGTGACGTTATCAAAAACATAAATCCGCTTACTATCCGCATCATACGCGCCTCCTGCATCAATCCGCAATCCAGAAAGCAAACGAATACGATGCTCACGATTTTTTATAATCTGTTTAACTCCCATCAAATGCTGGCGCTTTTTCTTCTGAATTTCCTCTAGAGTTTCACCAATTATAGCAACTTCAACAGATGAAAATTTAACATCAGAATCGACAACCTCAACCCCAAACTCTTTTGCTATCTTTTTGCGTAAAATTATCCCTTCAGGAATAATAACCGGTCTGGTATTTATCCCCTGGATACCAAGCTGATTGTAGGGAATAGAAGTTCCTAATCTTCCTACATTGTAAGCGCCCGGCTGATTTGGATTGATCGGATCTATCGGCAAGATACACCCCTCCCTATATCTTTTATCGCACAACAACCCATTAAACTTGCAAATTATTTAATATTATGAGAAAATAAAAAAGTCGCATTTAAAATTGCTGGTCCGCTTATTATAAGGGAGGCATGATAAAAATGGGAAAAAAGTATCTTTTTACGTCTGAGTCTGTTACTGAAGGGCACCCCGATAAAGTCTGCGATCAAATCTCCGATTCTATCCTAGATGAAATAATGGAAAAGGATCCTATGGGACGCGTTGCGGTTGAAGCGCTTGTCACCAATGGTCTGTGTGTAGTGGCAGGGGAAGTAACTACCGGCTGTTATGTCGATATTCCAAAATTAGTCAGAAATACAATAAAAGAGATAGGATACACTCGAGCAAAATACGGGTTTGACTACGAAACTTGTGGTGTATTGGTCTCTATCAAAGAACAAAGCAAGGATATCGCCAGAGGGGTAGACAAAGCTTTGGAAATCCGCGGCGGAGAGGTAATAAGAGAAGATCTGGAGGGGTTGGGAGCAGGAGATCAAGGCCTAATGTTCGGTT
Encoded here:
- a CDS encoding fumarate hydratase (Catalyzes the reversible hydration of fumaric acid to yield I-malic acid), with product MRKINSLKIKETITTLLKEAAYDLPKEVESAMKKSYKKSNLSKLEKNILKELIDNINIAREEKMPLCQDTGTATIFIEIGQDVHITGDFYKAINDGAVEAYKNLRKSIVGHPLTRENTKDNAPVNLHMNIIPGDKIKITVLPKGGGAENASLLKMLLPTSSEEDIIDAIVTHVKENGTKACPPLIIGIGLGGTFDNVATLAKKALLRPIESFNKDKKIAKIEKILLKKINGTNVGPMGVGGETTALAIHIETAPCHIASLPLAINLQCHSHRHKEATI
- a CDS encoding YajQ family cyclic di-GMP-binding protein, with the translated sequence MAQDHSFDITSNANLAEVDNAIQMSMKEILNRFDFKGTKSDIKRADTTITVISDDEFKLKNVIQILQNKLVKRGISLKFLDYGKTDQALQGTVRQEIKIKQGISQEQAKEINKLIKEMKLKIQSQIQGDQIRVSAGKIDDLQVVIQKLKQVNLNIELQFANYR
- a CDS encoding biotin synthase BioB, with product MNYKALAKQAIKGKKLSFDEAMQLLKTSDDDTFEFLSAANHIKRAFKGNKVKLCAIVNAKSGKCTENCSFCAQSAHHKANSDIYPLMSDKKIFSAAKKSEEEMMATCFSIVTSGKSIIKKDELATIGTAIKNISKKTSLNRCVSMGTLSKKQIEELKAKGLKRLHHNLETAESFFGNICTTHSYKERLDTIKEAKKAGLEICSGGIFGLGESLEQRLELAFTLRELEVESVPINILNPIKGTPAAKNYKPIKPFEVLRLIATYRFLLPKADIGVFGGREKALRSLQPLMFIAGANVTLIGNYLTTKGRSPEKDLQMINELGLKIDQDN
- a CDS encoding fumarate hydratase — its product is MKNSRGQKLVLPLNNKIISSLKNGDRVLVSGTLYTARDQAHKKLVELIIKGKKLPFDLNNQIIFYAGPTPGKNGKIVGSIGPTTASRMDSFVEPLLKNGLKGMIGKGPRDQNIKKLLKQYKAVYFIATGGVAALLGKCIKNSELIAFPELGPEAVLKLEVKDFPLIVAYDAKGNDFFEEEREE
- a CDS encoding malate dehydrogenase; this translates as MQKITVVGAGNVGAQCVYRLAQMGHGNLVLIDILEGLPQGKALDMMQAGAVEGFNVKIKGTNDYKDTQNSDVVVITAGLARKPGMSRDDLIAKNSEILSSIIKNIVEQSPNTILIIVTNPLDAMTYLAYKVSGLPSNKVIGMAPVLDSARMQYFISEMTGTSVNDIYAEVMGSHGDLMVPIPRLSTINKKNITEKMTSEQIENIVERTKNGGAEIVKHLKTGSAYYAPGSSAAFMAEAIVTNSKKIVGTCAYLNGEYGLKDVYVGVPAKLGKNGVEEIIELKLTPNEQKALVSSADAVKKLCEKLIL